Proteins encoded by one window of Collimonas fungivorans:
- a CDS encoding SAM-dependent methyltransferase: MPGTLYLIPNTLGQNETASPAAALAAVIPQEVQALTARLDYFIAENAKTTRAFLKLIDAAQSLAKPLQEIQIAELNVNTASAALPALLAPLLAGQDAGLISEAGVPAVADPGANLVRLAHAQGIQVRPLVGPSSLLLAVMSSGLNGQSFAFNGYLPTDAEQRSKRIKALELRSRQEQQTQLFIETPYRNSAFLEALASACQPGTLICVATDLTLATETIRTQTAAKWKAALAAGKHPDFHKKPTVFLFLAQ, encoded by the coding sequence ATGCCAGGTACCCTGTATTTAATCCCCAACACCTTGGGCCAAAACGAGACAGCATCCCCGGCTGCCGCGCTGGCAGCCGTGATCCCGCAAGAAGTACAGGCGCTTACCGCCAGGCTCGATTATTTCATTGCAGAAAATGCAAAGACCACGCGCGCTTTCCTGAAGCTGATCGATGCGGCCCAGTCGCTAGCCAAACCGTTGCAGGAAATCCAGATCGCCGAACTCAACGTCAATACCGCCAGCGCTGCATTGCCTGCCTTGCTGGCTCCGCTCCTTGCCGGCCAGGACGCCGGCCTGATCTCTGAAGCCGGCGTGCCGGCAGTCGCCGATCCCGGCGCCAACCTGGTACGGCTGGCTCATGCGCAAGGCATCCAGGTGCGGCCATTGGTAGGCCCGTCGTCGTTGCTGCTGGCCGTCATGAGCAGCGGCCTGAACGGCCAGAGCTTCGCCTTCAACGGCTACCTGCCCACCGATGCCGAACAGCGCAGCAAACGCATCAAGGCGCTGGAATTACGTTCGCGCCAGGAACAGCAAACGCAATTGTTCATCGAAACGCCATACCGCAACAGCGCTTTCCTGGAAGCCCTGGCCAGCGCCTGCCAGCCCGGCACGCTGATTTGCGTAGCTACCGACCTGACGCTCGCCACTGAAACCATCAGGACCCAGACTGCCGCAAAATGGAAGGCCGCCCTGGCGGCAGGGAAACATCCCGATTTCCATAAAAAACCAACCGTGTTCCTGTTCCTGGCCCAATAG
- a CDS encoding Rne/Rng family ribonuclease — protein MKRMLFNATQQEELRVAIVDGQKLIDIDIETTGREQRKSNIYKGVITRIEPSLEACFVNYGEERHGFLPFKEVARTYFKEGVDVRTASIKDALREGQEIMVQVEKEERGNKGAALTSFVSLAGRYLVLMPNNPRGGGVSRRVEGEDRQELRETMDQLDLPSGMSVIARTAGIGRNVDELQWDLNYLMQLWRAIEGAGTQGKGAFLIYQESSLVIRAIRDYFQPDIGEILIDTDEIHDQAQQFMAHVMPDMVHRVKRYRDDVPLFSRFQIEHQIETAYSRTVPLPSGGAIVIDHTEALVSVDVNSARATRGGDIETTAFNTNCEAAEEVARQLRLRDLGGLIVIDFIDMENSKNQREVETRLKDALRYDRARVQMGKISRFGLMELSRQRLRPSLSEGSHVTCPRCNGTGHIRDTESSALQVLRIIQEEAMKENSAAIHVQAPVDVAAFLLNEKRGEILKIETRHRVGIILIPNKHLETPHYKLERLKHDDPRLEETQASYAMAEQADTDIGYNKTQKEEGKPRQEAVVKGITPDQPAPIVERKPAEAPARPTAVAAAPAETGFLGKIFGFFFSKPAAPVAAPAATAETKGSQQRGDRGDRNNRGQRGRNRGGRNRDGSAQETRDDSAKKPLVEAVEAKTQQARPPRPPREPKEQRESSDGKAETRNEGRRERTERPPRPPREERKENLSEIKVDETLLKGGVVAAAGVAVSSITETADATEAVQTESGRVETKAGEDEEPRRRRRRGGRNRNRRDRDGAEGSTEGGSDDIETGEAAAAADLAETDSDAVAPEAANPATPAEASSPASNSVPMMASAVPMAQEAAAPAVEATATPSALSNAIAAPLVPQQIALQEETVPVVAETTPVAAPAQEPVVAAPVVAEPSPAVAEPVAAPAAIVPEQLAVPAEAAPVVASQPAIEAPIEETPAPLAPAAPAVAPVIAAPAVAETAVPAAEAPAVIKTAVSSGSPKVEDLQSVLAAAGLTLAATDPSKLRAAQEATANIVAAPRVPRERKPLPAQSSEPLVQVETQRPQ, from the coding sequence ATGAAACGCATGTTGTTTAATGCCACGCAGCAAGAAGAACTGCGCGTGGCTATTGTTGACGGGCAAAAGCTCATCGACATCGATATCGAAACCACCGGACGCGAACAACGCAAGTCCAATATCTACAAAGGTGTGATTACCCGTATCGAGCCGTCGCTGGAAGCCTGTTTCGTCAACTACGGTGAAGAGCGTCATGGCTTTTTGCCGTTCAAGGAAGTTGCCCGCACTTACTTTAAAGAAGGTGTAGACGTCCGTACCGCATCGATCAAGGATGCCCTGCGCGAAGGCCAGGAAATCATGGTCCAGGTCGAAAAGGAAGAGCGCGGCAATAAAGGCGCGGCCCTGACCTCCTTCGTCTCGCTGGCTGGCCGTTACCTGGTCCTGATGCCTAACAACCCGCGCGGCGGCGGTGTTTCGCGCCGGGTCGAAGGCGAAGATCGCCAGGAACTGCGCGAAACCATGGATCAGCTGGATCTGCCTAGCGGCATGTCGGTGATCGCCCGCACTGCAGGCATCGGCCGCAATGTTGATGAATTGCAATGGGACTTGAACTACCTGATGCAACTCTGGCGCGCCATCGAAGGCGCCGGCACCCAAGGCAAGGGCGCGTTCCTGATTTACCAGGAATCGTCGCTGGTGATCCGTGCGATCCGCGATTATTTCCAGCCGGATATCGGCGAAATCCTGATCGACACCGACGAAATCCACGACCAGGCCCAGCAGTTCATGGCCCACGTCATGCCTGACATGGTGCACCGCGTTAAGCGCTACCGCGACGACGTGCCGCTGTTCTCCCGCTTCCAGATCGAACACCAGATCGAAACCGCGTATTCGCGCACCGTGCCGCTGCCATCCGGCGGCGCCATCGTGATCGACCATACCGAAGCCCTGGTTTCCGTCGACGTCAACTCCGCCCGCGCAACCCGCGGCGGCGACATCGAGACCACCGCCTTCAACACCAATTGCGAAGCAGCGGAAGAAGTTGCACGCCAATTGCGTTTGCGCGATCTCGGCGGCCTGATCGTGATCGACTTCATCGACATGGAGAATTCGAAAAACCAGCGCGAAGTCGAAACCCGCCTGAAAGACGCCCTGCGCTATGACCGCGCCCGCGTCCAGATGGGCAAGATCTCGCGCTTCGGCCTGATGGAACTGTCGCGCCAGCGCTTGCGTCCGTCGCTGTCGGAAGGCAGCCACGTGACTTGCCCGCGTTGCAACGGCACCGGCCATATCCGCGATACCGAATCGTCCGCCCTGCAAGTCCTGCGCATCATCCAGGAAGAAGCGATGAAAGAAAACTCGGCGGCGATCCACGTCCAGGCGCCGGTCGACGTCGCAGCTTTCCTGCTCAACGAAAAGCGCGGCGAGATCCTGAAGATCGAAACGCGTCACCGCGTCGGCATCATCCTGATCCCGAACAAGCACCTGGAAACCCCGCACTACAAGCTGGAACGCCTGAAGCACGACGATCCGCGCCTGGAAGAAACCCAGGCCAGCTATGCCATGGCAGAGCAAGCCGATACCGACATCGGCTACAACAAGACCCAGAAAGAAGAAGGCAAGCCGCGCCAGGAAGCCGTGGTCAAGGGCATCACCCCAGACCAGCCGGCCCCTATCGTCGAGCGCAAGCCAGCAGAAGCCCCTGCGCGTCCGACAGCGGTTGCCGCTGCCCCGGCAGAAACAGGTTTCCTCGGCAAGATCTTCGGCTTCTTCTTCAGCAAGCCGGCAGCACCGGTAGCGGCCCCTGCCGCTACTGCGGAAACCAAGGGCTCGCAGCAACGCGGCGACCGTGGCGATCGCAACAACCGTGGCCAGCGCGGCCGTAACCGCGGTGGCCGCAACCGCGATGGCAGCGCGCAAGAAACACGCGACGACAGCGCCAAGAAACCGCTGGTTGAAGCAGTCGAAGCCAAAACCCAGCAAGCCCGTCCGCCACGTCCTCCGCGCGAGCCTAAAGAGCAGCGCGAAAGCAGCGACGGCAAGGCCGAAACACGCAATGAAGGCCGGCGTGAACGGACCGAACGCCCACCGCGTCCGCCACGCGAAGAGCGCAAGGAAAACCTGAGCGAAATCAAGGTCGACGAGACTTTGCTCAAGGGTGGCGTAGTAGCCGCTGCCGGCGTTGCCGTCAGCAGCATCACCGAAACCGCTGATGCTACGGAAGCGGTGCAAACCGAAAGCGGACGGGTTGAAACCAAAGCCGGTGAAGACGAAGAACCACGCCGCCGCCGCCGCCGCGGTGGCCGCAACCGTAACCGCCGCGACCGCGACGGCGCCGAAGGCAGCACCGAAGGCGGTAGCGACGACATCGAAACAGGCGAAGCCGCTGCAGCAGCAGACCTGGCCGAAACCGACAGCGATGCAGTTGCTCCCGAGGCAGCGAACCCAGCAACGCCAGCCGAAGCAAGCAGCCCGGCCAGCAACAGCGTGCCGATGATGGCCTCGGCAGTGCCGATGGCGCAGGAAGCCGCTGCCCCGGCAGTTGAAGCGACAGCAACGCCGAGCGCGCTGTCGAATGCAATCGCAGCGCCGCTGGTGCCACAGCAAATTGCTCTGCAAGAGGAAACCGTCCCGGTCGTCGCTGAAACGACTCCGGTAGCAGCTCCTGCGCAAGAGCCGGTGGTTGCAGCACCGGTTGTAGCCGAACCTAGCCCGGCCGTAGCTGAACCGGTCGCCGCTCCGGCAGCAATCGTGCCGGAACAGCTAGCTGTGCCTGCTGAAGCAGCTCCAGTGGTTGCCAGCCAGCCAGCAATAGAAGCGCCGATCGAAGAAACCCCTGCGCCGCTGGCTCCGGCAGCGCCTGCAGTTGCTCCGGTAATTGCTGCTCCTGCAGTTGCTGAAACAGCAGTGCCGGCAGCAGAAGCGCCGGCCGTCATCAAGACAGCCGTTTCAAGCGGATCGCCTAAGGTGGAAGACCTGCAAAGCGTGCTGGCCGCAGCCGGCCTGACCCTGGCAGCGACCGATCCGAGCAAACT
- a CDS encoding HAD-IIIA family hydrolase — translation MARKNFDLIVFDWDGTLMDSTAIIVKCIQAAARDLGLAVPDNKAASHVIGLGLAEAMQVAMPGLEPSQYPRVVERYRYHYLAQDQDLTLFDGVREMLADLSQQGYFLAIATGKSRVGLNRALHETKLLSAFDATRCADETFSKPHPAMLQELTRELGQDLKRTVMIGDTTHDLQMAINAGAAGIAVQYGAHPAHELNALKPLFNATSTVQLHAWLDENA, via the coding sequence ATGGCAAGAAAGAATTTTGATTTAATCGTATTTGATTGGGATGGCACCTTGATGGACAGCACCGCCATCATCGTGAAATGCATCCAGGCTGCAGCCAGGGACCTGGGGCTGGCGGTTCCGGATAACAAGGCCGCCTCGCACGTGATCGGGCTGGGCCTGGCGGAAGCCATGCAGGTTGCGATGCCGGGCCTGGAGCCCAGCCAGTATCCGCGCGTAGTGGAACGTTACCGTTATCACTACCTGGCGCAAGACCAGGACCTGACCTTGTTCGACGGCGTGCGTGAAATGCTGGCGGACTTGTCGCAGCAGGGTTATTTCCTGGCGATCGCCACCGGCAAGAGCCGGGTCGGGCTGAATCGCGCCTTGCACGAGACCAAGCTGCTGTCGGCATTCGACGCTACCCGCTGCGCCGACGAGACTTTCTCCAAGCCGCATCCGGCCATGCTGCAGGAACTGACGCGAGAGCTGGGCCAGGACTTGAAGCGCACAGTGATGATCGGCGACACCACCCATGACCTGCAGATGGCCATCAATGCCGGCGCCGCCGGGATCGCGGTCCAGTATGGCGCGCACCCGGCGCATGAACTGAATGCGCTGAAACCCTTGTTCAACGCCACCTCGACCGTGCAGTTGCACGCCTGGCTTGACGAAAACGCCTGA
- a CDS encoding Rieske (2Fe-2S) protein — MNDIRLPLCASSALAERGKGVRFAVTAWGEEAVAFAVRHHNIVHAYLNRCAHISLELDWNEGEFFESSGLYLMCATHGAVYEPETGHCAGGPCRGGRLHKILVEESNDQVFWIPDEYVRPVIA, encoded by the coding sequence GTGAACGATATCCGTCTCCCCCTTTGTGCTTCTTCTGCGCTGGCAGAGCGCGGCAAGGGCGTGCGCTTTGCGGTTACCGCCTGGGGCGAGGAAGCGGTTGCATTCGCCGTGCGCCACCACAATATCGTCCACGCTTACCTGAACCGGTGCGCGCATATTTCGCTGGAGCTGGACTGGAACGAGGGTGAGTTTTTCGAGTCCAGCGGTTTGTACCTGATGTGCGCTACCCATGGCGCCGTGTATGAGCCGGAAACCGGCCATTGCGCCGGCGGCCCGTGCCGCGGCGGACGTTTGCACAAGATTCTGGTTGAAGAAAGCAATGATCAGGTGTTCTGGATCCCTGATGAATATGTGCGGCCTGTGATTGCCTGA
- a CDS encoding S49 family peptidase: MSNNDFENATMPAKKEGWERELLEKLAFASLREQRARRRWGIFFKLAVISLIVFGVWLGMNYEGSDTQTVGAHTALVKINGAIESEGNGSAGVVVPALDNAFAADDSVGVILRINSPGGSPVQAGIINDEIARLRKEYPNKPLYVVVDEMCASGGYYIAAAADKIYVNKASIVGSIGVLMDGFGFTGLMDKVGVERRLLTAGENKGFLDPFSPMSATQKGYAQTMLAEIHQQFIDVVRKGRGTRLKETPETFSGLFWSGSKAVEMGLADGYGTVDSVARDVLKQEDIVDYTKSEGLPERVLKKFGVAMGAGVVQSLMNNVKPSMR, from the coding sequence ATGAGCAATAACGATTTTGAGAATGCGACCATGCCCGCCAAAAAAGAAGGCTGGGAGCGCGAACTGCTGGAGAAGCTGGCGTTCGCGTCGTTGCGCGAGCAGCGCGCGCGCCGCCGCTGGGGGATTTTTTTCAAGCTGGCCGTGATCAGCCTGATTGTCTTCGGGGTGTGGCTCGGCATGAATTACGAAGGCTCGGATACGCAGACAGTCGGCGCGCATACGGCGCTGGTCAAGATCAACGGCGCGATCGAATCGGAAGGCAACGGTTCGGCCGGCGTGGTGGTGCCGGCGCTTGACAACGCATTCGCCGCGGACGATTCGGTCGGCGTGATATTGCGCATCAACAGCCCTGGCGGCAGCCCGGTGCAGGCCGGCATCATCAACGATGAAATCGCGCGCCTGCGCAAGGAATATCCGAACAAGCCGCTGTATGTGGTGGTCGACGAAATGTGCGCCTCGGGCGGTTATTACATTGCCGCCGCGGCCGACAAGATTTATGTCAACAAGGCCAGCATCGTCGGTTCCATCGGCGTGCTGATGGATGGCTTCGGTTTCACCGGCCTGATGGATAAGGTCGGCGTCGAGCGGCGCCTGCTGACTGCCGGCGAGAACAAAGGCTTCCTCGATCCGTTCAGCCCGATGAGCGCGACCCAGAAAGGTTATGCGCAAACCATGCTGGCGGAAATCCACCAGCAGTTCATCGACGTAGTGCGCAAGGGCCGCGGCACGCGCCTGAAAGAAACGCCGGAAACTTTCTCGGGCCTGTTCTGGAGCGGCTCCAAGGCAGTCGAGATGGGCCTGGCCGACGGTTACGGCACGGTAGACAGTGTGGCGCGCGATGTCTTGAAGCAGGAAGATATTGTCGATTACACCAAGAGCGAAGGTTTGCCTGAACGCGTGCTGAAAAAATTCGGCGTGGCGATGGGCGCCGGTGTTGTGCAGTCGCTGATGAATAACGTGAAGCCAAGCATGCGTTAA
- a CDS encoding RluA family pseudouridine synthase, translated as MLTIAEDDAGQRIDNFLLRICKGVPKSHIYRVLRSGEVRVNKGRIDQTYRLVEGDVIRVPPIRIAEKQIQAVAPGAEFKILLEDNHLLVIDKPAGVAVHGGSGVSYGVIEQLRAARPQAKFLELVHRLDRDTSGILLLAKKRSALTNLHEQMRDGDTDKRYLVLVHGDWQNERQHVKLPLHKYTAADGERRVRVQADGQASHTIFNLIRRYGDYALLEAELKTGRTHQIRVHLSSSGFAIAGDDKYGDFALNRTLQKADGQRIALKRMFLHAYQITFAHPETGKPVTLKAPLPPECEKFLKSLPKDISAAISEAEGDQNIS; from the coding sequence ATGCTGACTATTGCGGAAGACGACGCAGGTCAGCGTATCGACAATTTTTTATTGCGTATTTGCAAAGGAGTGCCCAAGAGCCATATTTATCGCGTATTGCGCTCCGGCGAGGTCAGGGTTAACAAAGGCCGCATCGACCAGACCTATCGCCTGGTCGAGGGCGACGTAATCCGGGTGCCGCCGATTCGAATTGCTGAAAAGCAAATACAAGCGGTAGCGCCAGGAGCGGAATTCAAGATATTGCTGGAAGATAATCATTTGCTGGTAATCGACAAGCCGGCCGGGGTTGCCGTGCACGGCGGCTCCGGCGTCAGTTATGGTGTCATCGAGCAACTTCGCGCCGCCCGTCCGCAAGCCAAGTTCCTGGAACTGGTGCACCGGCTGGACCGCGATACCTCCGGCATCTTGCTGCTGGCAAAAAAACGTTCTGCCCTGACCAACCTGCACGAGCAGATGCGCGACGGCGATACCGACAAGCGTTACCTGGTGCTGGTGCACGGCGACTGGCAAAACGAGCGCCAGCACGTCAAGCTGCCGTTGCACAAGTATACGGCGGCCGATGGCGAGCGCCGGGTGCGGGTGCAGGCCGACGGCCAGGCATCTCACACGATTTTCAACCTGATCCGGCGTTACGGCGACTATGCTTTGCTGGAAGCCGAGCTGAAGACCGGCCGCACCCACCAGATCCGGGTCCATCTGTCGTCCAGCGGCTTCGCCATTGCCGGCGACGACAAATACGGCGACTTTGCCCTGAACCGGACTTTGCAGAAGGCTGACGGACAGCGTATCGCGCTGAAACGGATGTTCCTGCATGCTTACCAGATTACCTTCGCCCATCCGGAGACGGGCAAGCCGGTGACCCTCAAGGCGCCGCTGCCGCCGGAATGCGAGAAATTCCTGAAAAGCCTGCCGAAAGATATCTCTGCGGCAATTTCGGAAGCTGAGGGCGATCAGAATATCAGTTAG